The sequence below is a genomic window from Ovis canadensis isolate MfBH-ARS-UI-01 breed Bighorn chromosome 1, ARS-UI_OviCan_v2, whole genome shotgun sequence.
AACGAAGAGAAGAATTTTTGTTTCTAAAGACATTGCAGGGTTACCCTATAATTTGATAAATAATTATCACTTCtttgagaaaacaaaactaaaaattacATGATCAGCAATTCATTTACCATACAATAATTCAAGGAGGCTTTCCAGTGGACTGCTTTATACATTCATGGCTCTTTTACAACCAAGAATACATTCTTGCATGtgcacagaataaaataaaatgacaaagtaATAGAATGACAATTCTCACCAAGATAGATAATATGAACTACCAGGTGGCTAAATTTAGAAGCACATCTTATTATTACATTTTACTGTGTCATATGTCATTACTTTCTGATAATCAATACATTTATTTGTCacctatacattttaaaaataggaataaatataaaaaatttcccAAATAGAATGAGAACTAATTAACttaaaactttgtttaaaaaaaagaagaagaaaaaaaactgtgTTTACTAGGCTGTCATGAAGGCTAGGTAGTTAGAGGAACATTGCAGTATTATCCTTAAAGAACAGCTCTGTGAAATTTACACTCCAGTCATGGCATCAAAAACACACCAAGATACACTGGCCCCTGACATGTTTAAAAAACCTAGACAGTCAGATGTCCACTATGGAATACAGTGTCCAGATAAAGTGCAGCCCAAATAAGGAGCTTAGGAATGGTTAAATTTGGCAAAGAAATCCTATTCTGAACTAATTTAAGGATTCTACATCAAGTATCACAAAGTCAAGAGATAAAATAGGCTAAAGGGCTTTTGCTTGAGTTttgctttgcttctgtttttcaagACAATGATTAGAAGCATGAGAAGAAAGTGAGATGCCTTAACAATCCTATGGGACACATCCTAAGTGACCCTTAGAAGTTGCATCAGGCAGCAGTTGCTTCAAAACCAGTTTCACTGTTCGGAGGTCCATTTGTTActttaacaaaaggaaaaggacTGAGTACCCTGCCAATCATCGGAGTCAAACATTATGGCTAAGCCACTCAGGACATGCCCCCTTGCCTCTGCCCACACACACTACTCTAAGCAGAATCTGAGAAAACaacttgtttttacttttcataaTATTCTTCTCCCCCAGAGAATGGAAGTAATTGGGTATATAGAGGTATTttccctaaaataaaataaaatggcaagGATGGAATGGAAAAGGGACTATCCCCatgcaaaaatcaatgaaagttgATCAGAACTAGCAGATGTAACAAGAATTCACACTTATACCAGGCTTCTTTCAAGTCAGGTACTGTTCTAAGTAGAATCTTATCTTGAATCCCAACAACCTCATAGAGTAAGTACTATGGTTGTTCTGTTTTATCCATAAGCAACGAAGGCACAAAaaggctaagtaacttgcccaaggtcacacagcaagaaagAACAAAGCCAGGATTTGGCCCCAGCTCACTGGCTCTAAAGTCTGTGCTACTGATCATTACAATATACCACCTCCTATAGGCAGCCACCGGTTCACATACATCATCCATTTCCAGACCTGTGCTCCACACTGGAGACAGCATACAGAGGGTGGTGTGAGTGGAGTTTTGACAGGGGGTACCCAAGCCAAATCAGGGTTGGGAAAGCCTCCCTGGAGGAGACGATGGCCACGCGGAACCTTGGACACAAGCAGATAGCCAGGCAAGGGAGGACGAGAGGGATGAAGGGGAAGAAACTTGATTTGGGTAGAGCACATGGAAAATTTCAAGGCAGAAAAGAATGTGGTTCTCCCAAGGACCAGTAAGTAGTTTAACTTGGCGGCACAGTGGTAtcaaaaggggggggggggtggtgagggGGCACCCAGGCAATGCCAAGGAGACAGGAATCACATCCCAGAGAGCCTCGTGATCTGGCTAAGGAGTGGGGATTTATCTGCCATAAACAACTGAAGAATTTTATACTAGGAAACAAAAAGATCAGGTCTTTTCCTCCTTAGTTCACTGGCTATGACGAAAGACTAGATTGGAGAAAACCAAGGATGGAAGCTGAGTCCAGTTAGGAAACTGTTTCCAAGCTGTAATGAGAGACTGGTATCCTATAGCCCAGAGACCAGAGCCAGGGGAAATTTCTTAAACCAAGGGGCGGAGCTAGAACAGGCACAGCAGCACCGTGTTCAGGTTCCCCCTCCCCTAACTCCCCTGAAGTCTTCGTGCTCCAGGGACCTCCTTGGGGTTTGTACCCTCAGATTAGGTCCCAATACATGGTCTGAAAAGTCTCAGCATCTTTAAAATTGCCCTGAACAACACAGTGAAGAAAAGCAAGCCCGTTCTTCTCAAACTCTTGCCACTCAAAGGATTCTTGAAATTCTGATCTTAATCATGTTGggaacttttttttccttatttccttttttttcttttccagttattAAAATTTGCTTACATTTCTGTCAAAGAGGTTGGGTCATAACTGGCCTCTATAAGCCTGGAAATATTTTGCAAGGATTATGACTTAACATACAATGCACATTCTTGACCTTATTATCTGCTGCTTTCCCAGTCTGGCCAAAGGTCTTTGGGAAGAGCTTTTTCAACAAAAAACCTGCTCCTGGACCTTGGTCCTTATTTGTGATGCCTCATAGGAATCCCTATTTAAACTCAAAACTACCTCACTTGTATCTCTACAGAATCTTTGTCCTCTTTGACTCTTTGAAGTAAGGCTGAAAATATGACAAAGAAGCAGACGATGGTTATCAGCATATGgcatgattctttaaaaaaaagctaaaatgttCCATAAATGTTACCATATTTAAATAAACTTCCATTTTCCTCCCAAACATACTTTATTGATTCTCCCAAAATGAAAGAGGTTTTGGGAGTTAAAAATTTGGGCCAGCTCTGGGCCTCTGAGCTTTGAGTCCTAGTATACAGTTTCACTTTACAACCAACCTGTTGGCATTTTTTCACTTTAAGTATTAGCGTTTCCTTTGGCAGAAACTGTTCGGAACATCAATAGGGCTTGTCAGGGTTTTGCTTTTGTTCTGTAGGTTCTTTGAGAATCTCCAGACTAGAAGGGCCAGTTAGGATTTTCAGGACAAAGGCCAGTGGGATGCTGGACTTACCTCCCACCACCCTCATCCCAACCTCTTTGTTTCCAAACCCTTAATTCTTCCCCGTCACATTCCTTTGGATTTCCCCAACtcggtggaaaaaaaaaaaaaattccgcctgccaaagcaggagacgtgggttcgatgcctgggtggggaagatcccctggagaagaatagcaacccattccaggagtCTTCCCTgggacattccatggacagaggaccctggagggctagagtccatggggtcgcaaagagtcggacacgactgagcgacttaacaaccACGCTCCTTTAACTCTTCTCGTTGAAACGTAGCCTGTCCTGCCTGGCTCTCGCGGACAGAGGGCTCGGTGACCATCGGGCGCAGAGAGCATGACCCCTGCGCGTCCCTCTGGGATCAGATCTGAAAAGACACCACTGAGGGTGCTGGGAGGGGGCGTCCCAGGAGTTGCGGGAAGCCAGGTTTACCTTCACGAAGAGAGTGATGTCGTGGTCCTGCCCCGGGGACCCCTCCTCGGACGCCTCGCCGCCCTCCTGGCCGCCGTTCTCGGGCACTGTCCCGCCGCCGCGTTCAGCGCTGCGCTCGTCCGCCAGGTGGTTGCTCAGGTCAGCCTGGGGCTCCCCGACCTCCGCCGGCCGGATCGCCTCTCCAGCCGCGGTGCCCTCCTCCTCGCCCCCGGCCGTGGCCTCCTCGCTTGGCCCCTGGAGACCCCGCTCCGGCCTCTCCTCTTCGGCCTCCTCCGCCTGCCCCGGGGGCCCACCCTGGTCCGCGTCCTCACCGGCCTCTGCCCTCGCGTCCCCTGGGGCCGCTTCCCCCGACTCCCCTCCCTCCGGGTCGCCCGTCTCCTCCGCTGAGCCCCGAGGCCCCCGCGCAAGCTCGCTGGGGGTGGACCCCAGGCTCTCCGCCGCTGGGGCCTCAATCGCCTCTGCCTCGGACTGGGGTCTGTGGCCCCCTCCGTCCCGGGGCTCACCCTCCGCGCCCTGCGCTCCTGCCGTCGGCATCCCGACATCCGTGCTGGCCCCTGCTGGCCCCCCGACATCTGTGCTATCCGCCACCGAATCCTCGGCTCCCACGCTCTCTCCCGCCGGCCCCTCGGCGTCCACGCGGGCCCCCACCGACCCCTCGGCGTCCACGCTGTTCCCCTCCGACTCCGGGGCGTCCACGCGGGCCCCCACCGACCCCTCGGCGTCCACGCTGTTCCCCACCGACTCCGGGCCGTCCACGCGGGCCCCCACCGATCCCTCGGCGTCCACGCTGTTCCCCTCCGACTCCGGGGCGTCCACGCGGGCCCCCATCGACCCCTCAGCTACCACGCTTTCCCCCACCGACTCCGGGGCGTCCACGAGCGCCCCAGACGCCCCAGGCGCGCTGGCGGCCGGCTCCCTCGGCCCGCTCCCCGCTTCTTCCTTGGCGTTCAGGGCAGCGGGGTCCCCGCGCCCCCCCTGAGCCTCCCCCGGCTCCTCGCCCTGCACACCTGGCCCGGGGCTCGCCTCCTCCTCCGGCTCCGCGCCGCTCGTCGGCCCCTCTCCCCCGCGGGCGTCCTCCCCTGCCTCGGCCTGGCCCTGCGCCCCGCTCCCGCCCCGCGTCTCGGCTCCCGGGCCCCCGCCGGAGCCCGGTTCCAGCCCGCCCGTTCGCCCTCCGGCCGGCCCCGGGCCTTCTCCCTCGGGCCCCGCGGCCGTCGCGGCTGCGCCCGCCCCGTCGCCCCCCGGCGCCTCCGCGGGGCCCTCTCTAGCCTCCTCTCGCTGAGCCTTCGGGCCCGCGGCCTCCGGCTCGCCCCGCCTCTCTGCCTGAAGCGCCGAGCCCCCGGACGGGCTCCGAGGACGCGGGGGGCCCCCCTCCAGCTCCGCGACCTCGGCCATGGCTGTAGATCCCTGTCTTGGACCCGAGACCcttcctggactctgctgaggagCCGGCTGGCGCTAGGCGAAGGGCACGGCGCGGGGGACCGTGGCAGCCCCTCGGAGAGGACCCCCCTGCTCCGGGCTCTGGCGGCGCCTGAGCGGTGCGCTGGGCGCGCGGGGCGAAATCCTCTAGCCACAAGACGCCGCGCCCCTTCTCCCGAGCTTAAACTCTCTGGTTCTTTCACCGCTCCTGTTTCTCCCTGGTTCCGTGTCTGCTTCCCACCTGGACCCCTAATTCCGACCTTGGTTCCCTGGAAAGGCGCCCGCGAGGGTGCAGTGCGCGGCTGGGGAGGGCCGCTCGGCGTTCGGAGGTTGACCAGGAGTGCCCGGTGCCACCTCCATCCCCCCTGGGGCTTGGGCGGGGTTTGCATCCTCCTCGGCTCCCCCTACGTGGGTGGCCTGAGAGCCTGGCCAATGACAGCCTTTCTTGCGGCCTTTGTGGATTTCagtgaaaagatcctgatcctgcCGGCAGCTTGGGAGCTTTCTGGAACAGCTTCAAGTTCCAGAACCATTAAAATCACCCCCAGACGCCCAAACACCTAATCCCCACTTTCCCAGGAGTCAAGTGTTGAACTTCAGCAGCTGCTCAACTGCAGGCGTCCCTGAAATGCCTCGGTGCCCACGAGCAAGGTGGATACCTCCTGGAAGAAGGAAGGCAAGGCGGCACTCCTTCCTTCCAATTTCTGCCGGGGCCTACTGAGAAGTTCCAGGGGCCTCGATATAGAAGGAAGAGGAGCTGTATCATGTAATCAGTCGTATAATTCTGcatctttctttgattttctgtaatttaaaatgcaatatttctagctctggtggttcagatggtaaagaatctgcatggaatgtgagagaccagggtttgatccctggcttggagagattcccctggagaaggaaatagcaatccactctagtattcttgcctagagaataccatggaccaagagcctggcgggctacagtccatggggttgcaaagagtctgagcaCGACTAaagcacacattttaaaatgaatacaggCTCAATGCTGAAAATAGGGTAGCTAGAAAATAACAGAGCTCTTGAAAATTTTTCTGTTATCTCATTACCCATGTTAAATGAAGATATCTCCTGCCAtgtcaataaacaagaaatgtcacagccatcagtgacttctggcctccaaatgtgattGAGGGCTCCCAAAACTGCAATCCAGGGGATGCCACCACCCTCCatggtgattgctgaggagccGAGGGAATACGAGAAGCAGCCATCTACTGCTGTTTAAGAAGAACAAGGAAACTGGATTTGGCCCCAGATAgtgaggtgcatatgaaaggaatgaattctgtaagcccagaggcttgcatcttcccaggCTTAGAATGCTAAATTCCTGAACTTGATACCAGATCTTTGATGCTCAGACTACCTAGTCCCTTTGTTACAAACTTGTTCATAGCCTGACTCCCTCTCCGGCCTCCTTGGAGGAGTCTCTCAGATTTAACTAAGGTGCTGTCTCCAGGGCTGCAGTCTTccctttgccccaaataaaactgaactcaAAAGTCTCAAgttggcttccctggcggcttagaggttaaagagtctgcctggaatgcgggagaccggggttcgacccctgggtcaggaagatcccctggagaaggtaatggcaacccactccagtactcttgcctggaaaatcccacggagggaggagcctggtaggctacagtccatggggtcgcaaagagtcggacacgactgagcgacttcactttcacccacaataaacactttattttagagagaaagaaggaggtgGGGTGGCCTGGGGGCTGGGTGCTAGGGAGCCAGAGCAAGACTTTGAgtatacagcagtgaacaagactGAGAAGTTTCCTCCCGTTATCAGAACTTCGGAgtggaacaacagcaacaaaaaataatCAAACCAGATACCTTTGGAGTTTTATATAGACATATACACTtgaacagggctttcctggtggctcagacggtcaagaatctgcctgcagtgctggagacttgagttcagaccctgggttgggaagatcccctgaagaatggaatggcaacccactccagtgtccttgcctggagaatctcatggacagaggagcctggcgggccacagtccatggggtcacacagagcgactaagcacacacaaacacatgaacaTATAAAAAAAACCTTAGCTCCTGTATCTCACACTGCCATATCCAACCTGCCAGGAAATCCTattatgtctatttttttttaagtatatccAGAATGCAACCTCTTTAATCTACCCTCATTGCTACCAGACTGGTCCAAGCAGCCATCACCTCCTAACTGGTTCTCCTGCTTTTCCCTCACCCTCCTATAGTCTGTTCTCCAGTCAGTTGATCCTCATTTGAAATCACCAGTCCACCACGCCACTTTTATGCTTGAAACCTTTCAAAGACTTCCTGTCTCATGCCAAGAAAAAGCCAAGTCCTTACACATCAAGTATGAGATTCCATAAAACCAGGCACCTGAATCTCTTCTGGCCTCACCGGCTTCTAACACACCAACCTCTCTGCTATTTCCTGGAACTTGATGGGCAACCCTCTGCCAAGGATGCTGCCTGTATCCTCAGTGATCACTCTTTACCTTTTGAGATCTTTCACATGCTGTTTTCTCGAAGCActtattttactttatgttttaattttatttttatgggaaTAATCCTTAAGACCTACCCTCTTAGCAATATACAATATTGCTTACCATCGTCACATTGTTGTACATTAGATCttcagaacttactcatcttttgCATAAGTGAAACGTGTGACCAACACCTTTCCAATTTCCCCTCACCCCAGTCCCTgataaccaccattctattctctttctatgactattttag
It includes:
- the CLIC6 gene encoding chloride intracellular channel protein 6; its protein translation is MGARVDAPESEGNSVDAEGSVGARVDGPESVGNSVDAEGSVGARVDAPESEGNSVDAEGSVGARVDAEGPAGESVGAEDSVADSTDVGGPAGASTDVGMPTAGAQGAEGEPRDGGGHRPQSEAEAIEAPAAESLGSTPSELARGPRGSAEETGDPEGGESGEAAPGDARAEAGEDADQGGPPGQAEEAEEERPERGLQGPSEEATAGGEEEGTAAGEAIRPAEVGEPQADLSNHLADERSAERGGGTVPENGGQEGGEASEEGSPGQDHDITLFVKAGCDGESIGNCPFSQRLFMILWLKGVIFNVTTVDLKRKPADLQNLAPGTNPPFMTFDGEVKTDVNKIEEFLEEKLAPPRYPKLGTQHPESNSAGNDVFAKFSAFIKNTKKDANEIYERNLLKALKKLDSYLNSPLPDEIDAYSTEEAAVSGRKFLDGNELTLADCNLLPKLHIIKIVAKRYRDFEFPPEMTGIWRYLNNAYARDEFTNTCPADQEIEHAYSDVAKRMK